Proteins co-encoded in one Deltaproteobacteria bacterium genomic window:
- a CDS encoding ATP-binding cassette domain-containing protein — translation MISAQELTMRFGPVLALDRATFEVRPGEVVGLLGPNGAGKSTAMKILTTYLYPSGGAATVSGHSILTEPLEVRKKIGYLPEILPLYMDMETRDYLAFVGRARGLRGERLARRMRWVVEKCGLGPMYRKIIRELSKGFRQRAALAQALIHDPEVIILDEPTSGLDPHQILEIRELVRELGRERTVILSTHILQEAEALSDRLLIISRGRIVGNGTLEELRKEAIGRERVRLCVLSPPGEVLQALAEVGVGGARLADDSRGISTLTVEAPVGSDLVGRIGNLAVTKHWELRCLASQPFSLEEIFLALAEPESAGRPTGGGA, via the coding sequence ATGATTTCCGCTCAGGAATTGACCATGCGCTTCGGCCCGGTCCTGGCATTGGATAGGGCGACCTTTGAGGTTCGGCCCGGAGAGGTTGTGGGTCTTCTCGGGCCCAACGGAGCGGGCAAATCCACGGCCATGAAGATACTCACCACCTACCTCTACCCGAGCGGCGGGGCTGCCACGGTCTCGGGCCACAGTATTCTGACCGAACCCCTCGAGGTCCGCAAGAAGATCGGGTATCTGCCGGAAATCCTTCCCCTCTATATGGACATGGAGACCCGGGACTATCTCGCCTTTGTCGGGAGGGCCAGAGGGCTGAGGGGTGAGCGTCTTGCCCGGAGAATGAGATGGGTCGTTGAAAAGTGCGGTCTAGGACCCATGTATCGCAAGATCATCAGGGAATTGAGCAAGGGCTTTCGCCAACGTGCGGCCCTTGCTCAGGCGTTGATACACGATCCTGAAGTTATCATTCTGGACGAACCCACGTCGGGTCTCGACCCGCACCAGATCCTGGAAATCAGGGAACTGGTCCGTGAACTGGGCAGAGAGCGGACCGTTATCCTATCCACCCACATTCTCCAAGAAGCAGAGGCTCTCTCCGATAGGCTTCTCATTATCAGCCGGGGCCGTATTGTCGGCAACGGCACATTGGAGGAGCTGCGAAAGGAGGCGATCGGCAGGGAAAGGGTGCGCCTCTGTGTCCTCTCTCCCCCCGGAGAAGTCCTTCAGGCGCTGGCTGAGGTCGGTGTGGGCGGAGCTCGGCTGGCGGACGACTCCCGGGGAATCAGCACCCTGACGGTTGAGGCCCCTGTTGGTTCTGATCTCGTGGGTCGGATCGGAAATCTCGCGGTGACGAAACACTGGGAGCTTCGCTGTCTGGCTTCTCAGCCGTTCAGCCTTGAGGAGATCTTTCTCGCTCTGGCCGAGCCGGAAAGTGCGGGGAGACCGACAGGAGGTGGGGCATGA
- a CDS encoding Gldg family protein produces the protein MRNIWIITRRELAAYYKSTIGYVYMIVFLLVSVGLYITPFFTFPRADMRGFFMSLPLILCVFIPAVTMRSWAEERKENTHELLLTFPMTSLELVLGKYLAGCIFYVVTLASTLTIPLMLSVLGNPDMGAITSAYVGSLLLGSFFLSMGIFFSGLCKDQIVAFILSLLACFGVYLLGTNFIATYLDSFLPGLGSLLNDVVGVTGHYDTFARGVVEVGDLLYFLIWTALFLFLNGFYLDGRNRPHHRIIFSSALVLCLAIGLVFNYLSATRSLGRFDLTEGRIYTLSEASKKILSGLKVPVQVKLYITPRDKMPTELKSLEQDILDKLEEMRVASRSKLVYRVIHMEAANVLAAENKGAKGKGESKGEALEKRLLDKGIKPFSVRALRQDQSTTQLIYSSIGIAYKDKPEEIIPRILPMDLYDLEYRVVNRTYKLAREKRPVVAMVAPKTDLNLSPQIIALYKKMGRPLPRGEDPYRTLENLLAYEKYDVRRVGMTRDDPLPDRYDALVLVNPRRLNDRQRWEINRALVAGTPVFMAVQNHRWDYKMAKGRVNLERIDESPGINEVLQASGLSVDDSILMDQNHEAVTISDSSNPFQAFFGGVSLNLPTHIVINPASMNRNFSVTSRLGQVFFLWGSAISLDEEKIAEHKLKVTPLMMTSRRAWKVPAEKKLTEADFEGPPGGGFSQYPVMVYVEGQFADAFRGRVRPDWPKDRESPAERKGGAENPQDREEEPAVPKPGRLILVGGSQMFRRGFLSQGSLDLFLNAVDALALGEDLIYIRAKKPVDRAIDRPSPAVRNFWKFVNMGLVNLLIAVIGVGGGWIRKKRREAYTVQYSHVSPP, from the coding sequence ATGAGAAACATATGGATCATAACGCGGCGTGAATTGGCCGCCTACTACAAGTCGACTATCGGCTATGTCTATATGATCGTATTCCTGCTGGTTTCAGTGGGCCTCTACATCACCCCGTTCTTCACCTTCCCCCGGGCGGACATGCGGGGATTTTTCATGAGTCTCCCCCTGATTCTCTGTGTCTTCATCCCCGCGGTGACCATGCGTTCCTGGGCCGAGGAGCGGAAAGAGAACACCCACGAACTCCTCCTGACGTTTCCCATGACATCCCTCGAGCTCGTTCTCGGCAAGTACCTTGCCGGCTGTATCTTCTATGTGGTCACCCTGGCGAGCACCTTGACCATTCCCCTCATGCTTTCGGTTCTGGGCAATCCGGACATGGGTGCCATCACCTCCGCATACGTGGGGTCCCTGTTGTTGGGTTCCTTCTTTCTGAGTATGGGGATATTCTTCTCCGGCCTTTGCAAGGATCAGATCGTTGCCTTCATCCTCTCCCTTCTGGCATGCTTTGGGGTCTATCTGCTGGGAACGAATTTCATTGCCACCTATCTCGACAGCTTCCTGCCGGGGCTGGGATCACTCCTCAACGATGTGGTGGGTGTCACCGGCCACTATGACACCTTTGCCCGAGGGGTTGTAGAGGTGGGAGATTTGCTCTACTTTCTGATCTGGACGGCCCTGTTTCTCTTTCTCAACGGCTTCTATCTCGATGGTAGGAATCGGCCCCATCACAGGATAATCTTTTCCTCTGCTCTGGTTTTGTGCTTGGCTATCGGGCTTGTTTTCAACTATCTGAGCGCAACCCGTTCGCTGGGTCGTTTCGACCTCACGGAAGGCAGGATCTATACTCTTTCGGAGGCATCGAAAAAGATCCTGTCAGGCCTCAAGGTCCCTGTCCAGGTGAAGCTCTACATCACTCCCAGAGACAAGATGCCGACGGAACTGAAATCCCTCGAACAGGACATCCTCGACAAGCTCGAGGAGATGCGGGTCGCCTCTCGATCAAAACTCGTGTACCGGGTCATCCATATGGAGGCGGCCAATGTGCTTGCGGCGGAAAACAAAGGGGCAAAAGGAAAGGGAGAGTCCAAGGGAGAAGCCTTGGAGAAACGGCTGTTGGACAAGGGGATCAAACCCTTTTCCGTGCGGGCCCTGCGGCAGGATCAGTCCACAACACAGCTCATCTACTCCTCTATCGGCATTGCTTACAAGGACAAACCTGAGGAGATCATTCCGAGGATCCTGCCGATGGATCTGTATGACCTCGAATACCGCGTGGTCAACAGGACGTACAAGTTGGCCAGAGAGAAAAGACCAGTCGTTGCAATGGTGGCTCCAAAAACCGATCTCAATCTTTCTCCCCAGATAATCGCCCTTTACAAGAAGATGGGACGTCCCCTTCCCCGCGGTGAAGATCCTTACAGAACCCTTGAGAACCTCCTCGCCTATGAGAAGTACGACGTCCGGAGGGTCGGCATGACCCGAGATGATCCCCTGCCCGACAGGTACGATGCACTGGTTCTCGTCAACCCGAGGCGTCTCAACGACCGCCAGAGATGGGAGATCAACAGGGCCCTGGTCGCTGGGACTCCTGTTTTCATGGCGGTTCAGAACCACCGCTGGGATTACAAGATGGCCAAGGGCAGGGTCAATCTGGAAAGGATCGACGAAAGCCCAGGTATCAACGAGGTTCTGCAAGCCTCGGGCCTCTCTGTGGATGACTCGATCCTCATGGATCAGAACCACGAGGCGGTGACCATCTCCGATTCCTCCAACCCCTTCCAGGCCTTTTTCGGCGGTGTCTCCCTCAATCTGCCGACTCATATAGTGATCAATCCCGCTTCCATGAACCGGAATTTCTCTGTAACCTCAAGGCTGGGTCAGGTCTTCTTCCTCTGGGGATCTGCGATATCTCTTGACGAAGAGAAAATAGCCGAGCACAAGCTCAAGGTGACCCCTCTCATGATGACGAGCCGTCGAGCCTGGAAAGTGCCCGCTGAGAAGAAGCTTACAGAGGCTGACTTTGAAGGGCCGCCTGGTGGAGGGTTCAGCCAGTACCCTGTGATGGTTTACGTGGAAGGACAGTTCGCCGATGCATTTCGGGGCAGGGTCAGGCCGGATTGGCCCAAAGACAGAGAGTCCCCGGCGGAAAGGAAGGGGGGAGCCGAGAACCCCCAGGACAGGGAGGAGGAACCGGCGGTTCCTAAGCCGGGCAGATTGATCCTCGTGGGTGGGTCTCAGATGTTCAGGCGCGGTTTCCTGTCCCAGGGAAGCCTTGATCTATTTCTGAACGCCGTCGACGCCCTCGCCCTGGGAGAGGACCTGATATACATACGGGCCAAGAAACCCGTCGACCGGGCTATTGACAGGCCTTCGCCGGCTGTGAGGAACTTCTGGAAATTCGTGAACATGGGACTGGTCAACCTGTTGATTGCCGTTATCGGGGTAGGGGGAGGGTGGATTCGCAAGAAGAGACGGGAGGCGTATACGGTTCAGTACAGCCATGTATCTCCGCCCTGA
- a CDS encoding efflux RND transporter permease subunit yields MIRYFVRNSVFVNLLMMVILVAGVLTYLSITREMFPEFSLDSIAIRTEYPGASPQEVEKLITIKIEDEIADIDGVDNIYSESQEGFSLITVEVSDYADLNRVLNDISSAIDSIEDLPDDAEDPVVSEIKNAFPIITVSVFGDLPELTMKEIAEDVQDDLREIPGVGSVYLSGARDREIWVEVNPRRLEQYQLSLEDIGKALEARNLNLPGGTIKTDRGEFLVRTVGEILEARGLEGVILRSDPQGNVLTLSQVARVRDHFEEPVTFGRFNGQPAMNLAVGKEKRGDAIAISRAVRELVAQYEKRLPPGVHLDVFNDFSVYIKNRLNTLKRNGLAGFGLVLAILCIFFNFRVAGMTALGIPVSFAGALLLMQAFGISLNMISMFSLILVLGIIVDDAIVVSENTYRYLEQGLPPQEAAVLGTQQVLGPVVATVVTTIAAFLPMLLVTGTTGKFMSVIPKVVTFALIASLMEALVILPSHLAEWSPKKHRAGLSLRSEQWLDAVRKRYVRFLALCLRWKHVSLAASLGITALMVTFALTRIPFTLFHEFESTQFFINVETPVTSKIEDTRDVIARIEKILMETLPPTELKSVASNVGLIFLDVNRVVRGSNGGQIIVELTEAHKRDRSSQEIINELRARTEGMPGATKIQYFKPQAGPGGAAIEIRVVGDEFPILQEIAGKLKGFLATFPGTKDIRDDFLPGKRELRIVVRPEARGLGLDVASIARQVRSSLHGAEFSKILRAGEDIPIIVKYPEGFRDRPSRVEDLVLTTPTGEKVYFTEVAGLMHAPGSAKIIRADQKRSITVLADVDEKEGNTLEITGEVRENFADLQTQYPGYKLEFKGKRREMEQSMQDLMKSFLVAVLLIYLILGALFKSYIQPLVVMLAIPFAANGVILGHALMGLSFGILSMMGMVALAGVVVNDSLILVSFVNELRREGTPLLQALLSAGQLRLRPIILTTITTAAGLAPLGFFASGQAKFLSPMAISIIFGLTISTVLTLIIIPCSYAIVEDLRQTLRSSVGLRRDVFLEQNRESNQGPPPSSP; encoded by the coding sequence ATGATCCGCTACTTCGTGCGCAATTCGGTCTTTGTCAACCTTCTCATGATGGTGATCCTGGTGGCAGGAGTCCTGACCTACCTTTCGATCACCCGGGAGATGTTCCCGGAGTTCTCCCTAGATTCCATTGCCATCAGGACAGAGTACCCAGGGGCCTCCCCGCAGGAGGTGGAGAAGCTCATCACCATCAAGATCGAGGACGAGATTGCGGACATCGACGGGGTGGACAATATCTACTCGGAATCACAGGAAGGCTTTTCTCTTATTACGGTTGAAGTCTCCGATTATGCGGATCTGAACAGGGTTCTCAACGATATTTCTTCGGCCATCGACAGTATCGAGGACCTGCCGGATGATGCGGAAGATCCGGTGGTCAGTGAAATAAAGAACGCCTTCCCGATCATCACGGTCTCCGTGTTTGGTGATCTGCCTGAATTGACCATGAAGGAGATCGCCGAGGATGTGCAGGACGATCTCCGCGAGATTCCTGGTGTGGGCTCGGTCTATCTCTCCGGTGCAAGGGACCGTGAGATCTGGGTCGAGGTGAACCCCAGGCGCTTGGAACAATACCAACTGAGTCTCGAGGACATCGGGAAAGCCCTGGAGGCCCGGAATCTCAACCTTCCGGGCGGAACCATCAAAACTGACCGGGGGGAGTTCCTGGTTCGGACAGTCGGGGAAATCCTAGAGGCGCGAGGTCTTGAAGGGGTCATTCTCCGGTCGGATCCTCAAGGGAACGTCCTCACTCTATCTCAGGTGGCCCGGGTGCGAGACCACTTCGAAGAACCCGTGACCTTTGGCCGCTTCAACGGCCAGCCCGCCATGAACCTGGCCGTAGGCAAGGAAAAACGAGGCGATGCCATTGCCATTTCCAGGGCCGTCCGGGAGCTCGTCGCCCAATATGAAAAACGTCTCCCCCCCGGTGTTCACCTCGACGTCTTCAACGACTTTTCCGTCTATATCAAGAATCGGCTGAACACACTGAAGCGAAACGGCCTGGCCGGCTTTGGCTTGGTTCTCGCCATCCTCTGCATATTCTTCAACTTCCGGGTGGCTGGGATGACCGCGCTGGGGATCCCGGTCTCTTTCGCGGGTGCCTTACTCTTGATGCAGGCCTTTGGTATCTCTCTGAATATGATCTCCATGTTCAGCCTGATCCTGGTGCTGGGGATCATCGTGGATGATGCCATCGTGGTCTCGGAAAACACGTATCGTTATCTGGAACAAGGGCTTCCGCCTCAGGAGGCGGCGGTTCTGGGCACACAACAGGTGCTGGGACCGGTGGTGGCCACGGTGGTCACGACGATCGCGGCTTTCCTTCCCATGCTCCTGGTGACCGGGACCACGGGCAAGTTCATGTCTGTCATCCCCAAGGTGGTCACCTTCGCCTTGATAGCCTCCCTCATGGAGGCCCTGGTGATTCTTCCCTCCCACCTGGCGGAGTGGTCCCCCAAGAAGCATCGAGCAGGGCTATCACTTCGATCGGAACAATGGCTCGATGCGGTTCGAAAGCGCTATGTCCGCTTCCTTGCACTCTGCCTCCGGTGGAAGCACGTGAGTCTGGCTGCCAGCCTCGGGATCACGGCCCTCATGGTGACCTTCGCTCTGACCCGAATCCCGTTCACCCTCTTCCATGAGTTCGAATCGACGCAGTTTTTCATCAACGTTGAAACCCCTGTCACCTCGAAGATCGAGGATACAAGAGACGTAATCGCCCGGATCGAAAAAATCCTTATGGAAACCCTCCCACCCACGGAACTGAAATCCGTGGCGTCCAACGTGGGACTCATCTTCTTGGATGTGAATCGGGTTGTCCGGGGATCCAATGGAGGCCAGATCATCGTGGAGTTGACAGAGGCCCACAAACGGGATCGCTCCAGCCAGGAAATCATCAATGAGCTACGCGCGCGAACCGAGGGGATGCCGGGGGCGACCAAGATTCAGTATTTCAAACCCCAGGCCGGGCCAGGCGGTGCTGCCATCGAGATACGCGTGGTAGGGGATGAGTTCCCGATCCTCCAGGAGATCGCCGGGAAACTGAAAGGATTCCTGGCGACCTTTCCCGGCACCAAAGATATCCGCGACGACTTTCTGCCTGGGAAGAGGGAACTGCGCATCGTGGTCCGCCCGGAGGCAAGAGGCCTGGGGTTGGACGTGGCCTCCATTGCCAGGCAGGTTCGGAGCAGTCTCCATGGGGCCGAGTTTTCCAAGATCCTGAGAGCCGGCGAAGACATCCCTATCATCGTGAAGTACCCCGAGGGGTTCCGAGATCGCCCATCCCGGGTGGAAGATCTCGTACTCACCACTCCCACCGGCGAGAAGGTCTATTTCACTGAAGTGGCCGGACTGATGCACGCGCCGGGCAGTGCCAAGATTATCCGGGCCGACCAGAAAAGATCTATCACGGTTCTGGCAGACGTGGATGAAAAGGAGGGGAATACTCTGGAGATCACCGGCGAGGTGCGAGAGAACTTTGCGGACCTCCAGACTCAATATCCGGGATACAAACTGGAGTTCAAGGGCAAACGTAGGGAGATGGAACAGTCCATGCAGGATCTGATGAAGAGCTTTCTGGTCGCAGTGCTTCTCATCTACCTCATTCTGGGGGCTCTGTTCAAGTCTTACATTCAACCCCTGGTGGTCATGCTGGCCATTCCTTTTGCGGCCAACGGAGTCATTTTGGGTCACGCCCTCATGGGACTCTCCTTCGGGATCCTCTCCATGATGGGCATGGTGGCCTTGGCCGGAGTGGTGGTAAACGACTCGCTCATTCTCGTCAGCTTTGTCAATGAACTCAGACGTGAGGGCACACCATTGCTCCAGGCTCTCTTGAGTGCCGGCCAGCTCCGCCTGCGTCCAATCATTCTGACCACCATAACCACGGCGGCAGGCCTTGCACCCCTGGGTTTTTTCGCTTCCGGTCAGGCCAAGTTCCTC
- a CDS encoding efflux RND transporter periplasmic adaptor subunit, with product MQKRVWISGGLLSLILVLTTAGILFLVETDEESKARLQEPIRRVSVEAREAVPRAYTRWVEAYSTVRPFRKGTVSAQVAGPIVRLAPGTEPGIPVEKGEELVKIEDIRYRFTLQKARAAFRKLQALMEIERNENKRRAIMYRIAKQRLVLAQSDYKRNQKLFEKELISKKVLELAESQMEVRRSEYENARSELQSRQARIQSIQADLSAASAEIDRSQEDLEDTVVRAPFDGVIGNRYVEIGDQVAPGQKLFTVLDISSVKVVARIPSQFIGRVQSGIRVEVATRAYPETVFNGAVIHVYPEADPKNRTFAVEVKVVNGKKPMILPGMFARVRFPVLSLDQALLVPRDALMEDGQGTYVYVVDHSTRTAQRRDLVLGDLGSEEALVVEGLSPGESVIIRGQEMLHNGTPVQWTASSPGSTLKNPQGPAE from the coding sequence ATGCAAAAAAGAGTCTGGATTTCCGGAGGCCTCTTATCCCTCATCCTGGTTCTCACGACGGCAGGAATTCTCTTCCTCGTCGAGACCGATGAGGAGAGCAAAGCTCGCCTCCAGGAGCCGATTCGCCGCGTCTCCGTGGAGGCGCGCGAAGCCGTCCCCCGCGCCTACACGCGGTGGGTGGAAGCCTATTCAACGGTCAGACCCTTTCGCAAGGGGACCGTCAGCGCCCAGGTAGCCGGGCCCATTGTCAGGCTTGCTCCAGGCACCGAGCCGGGAATCCCCGTTGAAAAAGGCGAGGAGCTCGTGAAAATCGAGGATATACGGTACCGTTTCACCCTTCAAAAGGCCAGGGCTGCCTTCAGAAAACTTCAGGCCCTCATGGAGATCGAGCGAAATGAGAACAAAAGACGGGCCATCATGTATCGAATCGCAAAACAGAGACTGGTGTTGGCCCAATCCGACTACAAGCGTAATCAGAAGCTCTTCGAGAAGGAACTCATCTCCAAGAAGGTACTCGAACTCGCCGAGAGCCAGATGGAGGTCCGTCGATCAGAGTATGAAAACGCTCGCAGCGAGCTACAGAGCCGGCAGGCCCGAATCCAATCCATACAGGCAGACCTGAGCGCTGCCAGCGCCGAGATCGACCGGTCTCAAGAGGATTTGGAAGATACGGTCGTTCGCGCTCCTTTCGACGGGGTTATCGGCAACCGCTATGTGGAAATAGGAGACCAGGTGGCTCCGGGCCAGAAGCTCTTCACGGTCCTTGATATCTCCTCGGTCAAAGTCGTGGCCCGAATTCCATCCCAGTTCATCGGTCGCGTCCAGTCCGGGATCCGTGTGGAGGTGGCCACAAGGGCGTATCCTGAGACCGTCTTCAACGGCGCGGTGATCCACGTATACCCGGAAGCAGATCCAAAGAACCGGACCTTCGCCGTTGAGGTCAAAGTGGTCAACGGAAAGAAGCCTATGATTCTGCCCGGTATGTTTGCCCGGGTCCGCTTTCCCGTCCTATCCCTGGATCAGGCCCTGCTCGTCCCTCGGGATGCACTCATGGAAGACGGCCAGGGCACTTATGTCTATGTGGTGGATCACTCGACCCGGACAGCCCAGAGAAGGGACCTCGTCCTCGGGGACCTTGGTTCGGAAGAGGCCCTGGTGGTCGAAGGTCTCAGTCCGGGTGAGTCCGTGATCATACGGGGCCAAGAGATGCTTCATAACGGAACACCAGTCCAATGGACCGCGTCCTCGCCAGGCTCCACCCTCAAGAACCCACAAGGCCCAGCGGAATAG